One window of the Bacillaceae bacterium S4-13-56 genome contains the following:
- a CDS encoding septum formation initiator family protein, translated as MVKQRIQYIIGGRTGGTGGDPRMGIGRRSQVTKLESPYMKEYDVYLERRSKKRKRLFRRLALFGIVAFIMASSLTSYHFNQRALKKEKVGELIELQKEKDQIVDKQKDLREEIKLLQDEDYVLQIARRDYFFSKEGEVIFKLPDEDPSY; from the coding sequence ATGGTAAAACAAAGAATACAGTATATAATTGGTGGACGAACTGGAGGAACAGGAGGTGACCCAAGAATGGGTATAGGTAGAAGGTCACAAGTGACTAAACTTGAATCGCCATATATGAAGGAATACGACGTCTATTTAGAAAGACGTTCAAAAAAGCGAAAGCGACTTTTTCGTAGATTAGCTCTGTTTGGTATTGTTGCATTTATCATGGCTTCTTCTTTAACATCTTATCACTTTAATCAACGAGCATTAAAAAAAGAAAAAGTTGGTGAGTTAATAGAGCTTCAAAAAGAGAAAGATCAAATAGTGGACAAGCAAAAGGACTTAAGAGAAGAAATTAAACTGTTACAAGATGAGGATTACGTCCTCCAAATTGCCCGTAGGGATTATTTCTTTTCTAAAGAAGGTGAAGTTATTTTCAAACTTCCAGATGAAGACCCATCTTATTGA
- a CDS encoding S1 domain-containing RNA-binding protein, whose translation MSIEVGSKLQGKVTGITNFGAFIELPGGVTGLVHISEVADNYVKDINEHLSVGDQVEVKVINVEKDGKIGLSIKKAKENYGRRNQKPFKEKDREESFEQKISRFLKDSEDRLTSLKKHTESKRGGRGARRG comes from the coding sequence ATGTCAATCGAAGTAGGCAGCAAGTTGCAGGGAAAGGTTACTGGAATCACTAACTTTGGTGCTTTTATAGAGTTGCCTGGCGGGGTCACTGGTTTGGTTCATATTAGTGAAGTTGCTGACAATTATGTAAAAGACATTAATGAGCACTTGTCTGTAGGGGATCAAGTGGAAGTGAAAGTCATTAATGTTGAAAAAGATGGAAAGATCGGGCTTTCCATTAAAAAGGCAAAAGAAAATTACGGACGTCGTAACCAGAAGCCATTCAAAGAAAAGGATCGTGAGGAATCCTTTGAACAAAAAATCTCTCGCTTTTTAAAGGATAGTGAAGATCGTTTAACATCCTTAAAAAAACACACGGAGTCAAAACGTGGAGGAAGAGGAGCGAGAAGAGGATAG
- the spoIIE gene encoding stage II sporulation protein E produces the protein MTEYVKPVEGQPWKERTIIQKTRWMNKIESTSRVLLIEKGWLLYVIGFLLGRALILTSISPFAIAFLASVWLIRKEKVGLTFIFTVLGGLSIGFDQAIWIGGSLFMMLLSIYFVRNLPIKQKHLPVLAFISSASVRGLWNYYGNHMTGYDWILTVAEATLSFVLVLIFMQSIPLLSPKRYRKTLKNEEIVSIIILLASVLTGLIGWSVMDASIEQVASRYLVLLFSLIGGAAIGSTVGVVAGLILSLSNVATLYQMSLLAFSGLLGGLLKEGKKIGVGIGLLVGTLLIGVYGDGGTHHIGTSMLESLFAVLIFLLTPHELIKKMARYIPGTAEHSKEQEQYIQKIRDVTANRVEQFSDVFNALSKSFTIEDPSLNQETIEREKDYFLSNVTEKTCQSCFMKEACWTRKFETTYGYMSEIMESLEEGTLGNQRKLMREFERHCVKPDKVIETMKHEMSFYQANKKLKKQVLESRKFVAEQLRGVSEVMEGFAKEIVKERKNHEVQEAEILRVLNDAGIELEQLDIFSLDPGNVDIEMVVSFYEYHGEGKKVIAPMLSDILDEMIILKNEEIAPFQGGDSHLSFGSAKAYTVDTGVSHAAKNGGFISGDSYTTMELGAGKYAVAISDGMGNGKRAHEESMETLYLLQRILHSGIEEKMAIKSINSILSLRTTDEIFSTLDLAVIDLQTAFTRFLKIGSTPSFIKRGDQIIKVEASNLPIGIIHEFEVDVVSEQLKAGDLLIQMSDGIFEGPKHVENVDMWLKRKIKDMETNDPQEVADLILEEVIRTKAGEIDDDMTVVVTKINHNNPEWSSIPVFNKIS, from the coding sequence ATGACAGAGTATGTAAAGCCCGTGGAAGGACAGCCCTGGAAGGAACGAACAATTATTCAAAAAACTAGGTGGATGAATAAAATAGAAAGTACTTCTAGGGTGCTTTTAATTGAAAAAGGTTGGTTACTTTATGTTATCGGGTTTTTGTTGGGAAGAGCCTTGATATTAACAAGTATTTCTCCCTTCGCCATTGCATTCTTAGCTTCTGTTTGGCTGATACGAAAAGAAAAGGTAGGACTTACCTTTATCTTTACCGTATTAGGGGGGTTGTCGATCGGGTTTGATCAAGCTATTTGGATTGGCGGATCTCTTTTTATGATGTTACTTTCCATTTATTTTGTTCGGAATCTACCTATAAAGCAGAAGCATTTACCGGTGCTTGCCTTTATTTCTTCAGCTTCCGTCCGAGGCTTGTGGAATTATTATGGAAATCATATGACTGGATATGATTGGATCCTAACTGTTGCGGAAGCAACACTAAGTTTTGTCCTTGTTCTTATCTTTATGCAAAGTATTCCTTTATTATCACCAAAACGTTACCGAAAAACATTAAAAAATGAAGAGATTGTTAGTATCATTATTTTGCTTGCATCTGTTTTAACCGGATTGATTGGATGGTCTGTAATGGACGCTTCTATTGAACAAGTAGCTTCTCGATACCTTGTGTTGCTGTTTAGCTTAATTGGAGGGGCAGCTATAGGATCAACGGTTGGTGTCGTTGCTGGTTTGATTTTAAGTTTATCGAATGTTGCAACTTTATATCAGATGAGTTTACTTGCATTCTCTGGTCTGCTTGGTGGGTTGTTAAAAGAAGGAAAGAAAATCGGGGTTGGAATAGGTTTGCTTGTTGGAACCCTACTTATAGGGGTCTATGGAGATGGGGGTACTCATCATATTGGGACTTCAATGCTAGAATCCCTCTTTGCCGTTCTCATTTTTCTTTTAACACCCCATGAATTAATTAAAAAAATGGCGAGGTATATTCCAGGAACAGCAGAGCATTCAAAGGAGCAAGAACAATATATCCAAAAAATACGAGATGTCACAGCTAATCGTGTGGAACAATTCTCTGATGTATTTAATGCCCTATCTAAAAGTTTTACAATAGAAGACCCTTCCTTAAACCAAGAAACTATTGAGCGGGAAAAGGATTATTTTTTAAGTAATGTTACGGAAAAGACCTGTCAATCTTGTTTTATGAAGGAAGCTTGCTGGACCCGTAAATTTGAGACGACCTATGGTTATATGTCGGAGATTATGGAAAGTTTAGAAGAGGGGACCTTAGGTAACCAAAGAAAGCTGATGCGTGAATTCGAACGCCATTGTGTAAAGCCAGATAAGGTCATAGAAACCATGAAGCATGAGATGTCTTTTTACCAAGCTAATAAAAAACTTAAAAAACAAGTGTTAGAAAGTCGAAAGTTTGTTGCTGAACAGTTAAGAGGGGTTTCGGAGGTCATGGAGGGATTTGCTAAAGAAATTGTTAAGGAACGGAAAAACCATGAGGTTCAAGAAGCGGAAATTTTAAGAGTTTTGAATGATGCAGGAATCGAGCTTGAACAATTAGATATTTTCAGTCTAGATCCTGGGAATGTCGACATAGAAATGGTTGTTAGCTTTTATGAATATCACGGAGAGGGAAAAAAGGTCATTGCCCCTATGCTATCTGACATATTAGACGAAATGATTATACTTAAGAATGAAGAAATTGCACCTTTCCAAGGGGGGGACAGCCATCTATCCTTTGGTTCTGCGAAGGCTTATACAGTGGATACGGGGGTCTCTCACGCTGCTAAAAATGGAGGCTTTATCTCTGGTGATAGTTATACCACTATGGAACTGGGTGCGGGGAAATATGCTGTAGCCATTAGCGATGGGATGGGAAATGGGAAAAGAGCTCATGAGGAAAGTATGGAAACCTTATATCTCCTGCAACGCATCTTACATTCTGGCATTGAAGAAAAAATGGCGATTAAATCGATTAACTCTATTCTTTCTTTACGAACAACGGATGAAATTTTTTCAACTTTAGATTTGGCAGTAATAGATTTACAAACAGCTTTTACTAGATTCTTAAAAATTGGTTCGACCCCAAGTTTTATAAAAAGAGGAGATCAAATTATTAAAGTAGAGGCAAGCAATCTACCAATTGGAATTATTCATGAGTTTGAGGTGGATGTTGTAAGTGAACAGCTAAAAGCTGGAGATTTACTCATCCAAATGAGCGATGGGATTTTTGAAGGTCCTAAGCATGTTGAAAACGTTGATATGTGGCTAAAGAGAAAGATTAAAGACATGGAAACGAATGATCCTCAGGAAGTGGCGGATTTAATTTTAGAAGAAGTCATTCGAACGAAAGCTGGAGAAATAGATGATGATATGACAGTTGTTGTTACGAAAATTAATCATAATAACCCAGAATGGTCGTCTATTCCGGTATTTAATAAAATAAGTTAG
- a CDS encoding VWA domain-containing protein produces MNKGKLKQILLITDGCSNKGEDPADVARLAYEHGITVNVIGILEDNQTEQPEGLQEVEEIAQSGGGISQIVYAQALSETVQMVTRTAMAQTLKGVVNQELKQILGPSKGLDELPPDKRGEIMEVVEDLGETCDMEVLVLVDTSASMNNKLPTVQESLFDLSLSLNAREGQNKFSIYSFPGRRKDLEMIMDWTPHLESISSVFPKLSSGGITPTGPALRGAIEQFSNKTKRSLRSLLKKDEPYMEDFGS; encoded by the coding sequence ATGAACAAAGGGAAGTTGAAACAGATTCTATTAATCACAGATGGTTGTTCCAATAAGGGGGAAGACCCGGCGGATGTTGCACGATTAGCTTATGAACATGGAATTACCGTGAATGTTATTGGGATTTTGGAAGACAATCAAACAGAACAACCGGAGGGTTTGCAGGAAGTTGAAGAGATTGCACAATCAGGAGGTGGGATTAGCCAAATCGTTTATGCCCAAGCACTTTCTGAAACCGTACAAATGGTTACAAGGACGGCTATGGCTCAAACCCTTAAGGGCGTTGTCAATCAAGAGTTGAAGCAAATATTAGGTCCGAGCAAGGGTTTAGATGAGTTACCACCCGATAAGCGAGGAGAAATCATGGAAGTGGTTGAGGATCTTGGGGAAACTTGCGATATGGAGGTTCTTGTATTAGTGGATACAAGTGCTAGTATGAACAATAAACTACCAACAGTACAAGAGTCATTATTTGATCTTTCCTTAAGTCTGAATGCGAGAGAAGGACAAAATAAATTTTCTATCTACTCTTTCCCAGGTAGAAGGAAAGACTTAGAGATGATTATGGATTGGACCCCGCATCTTGAAAGTATTTCCTCAGTGTTCCCAAAACTATCAAGTGGAGGGATTACCCCTACCGGGCCAGCATTGCGCGGGGCAATAGAACAATTTTCAAATAAAACAAAACGCTCATTAAGGAGTTTGCTGAAAAAAGATGAACCATATATGGAAGATTTCGGATCTTAA